A stretch of the Carassius auratus strain Wakin unplaced genomic scaffold, ASM336829v1 scaf_tig00001298, whole genome shotgun sequence genome encodes the following:
- the LOC113069280 gene encoding cytosolic 5'-nucleotidase 1A-like produces MTLLIFCFSYQQALMNVNACLRELYPDSEEQFDIVLMTNNHAQVRVHLINSINYYDLTVERFCMTGGESPIGYLKAYMTNLYLSKDSKKVQEAIDTGIAAGTMFACDSENELSDTQLCVAFDGDAVLFSDESEIIVKEHGLDTFFRHEKEFENKPLAQGPLKCFLEALGKLQRKFYVKNQRINCPIRTYLVTTRSAASAGSRVLKTLRSWGLEVDEALFLAGAPKGPLLQKIRPHIFFDDQMFHIEGAQELGTIAAHVPYGIGQKYHKGKRIDTSDAKKF; encoded by the exons ATGACtttattaattttctgtttttcttatcAACAGGCCCTGATGAATGTAAATGCCTGTTTAAGAGAACTATACCCAGACAGTGAGGAGCAGTTTGATATTGTGCTGATGACCAATAACCATGcccaggtcagagttcacctCATTAACAGCATCAATTACTATG ATCTAACTGTAGAGAGATTTTGCATGACGGGTGGAGAGAGTCCAATTGGTTACCTAAAGGCCTACATGACCAACCTCTATCTGTCCAAAGATTCAAAGAAAGTACAAGAAGCTATCGA CACAGGAATAGCAGCTGGCACGATGTTCGCCTGTGACAGTGAGAATGAGCTCAGTGATACTCAACTATGTGTAGCATTCGACGgagatgctgttttgttttctgaCGAGTCTGAGATTATCGTAAAGGAACACGGATTGGACACTTTTTTTAGGCATGAGAAAGAGTTTGAGAACAAGCCTCTGGCTCAG GGCCCCCTGAAATGTTTCCTGGAAGCACTGGGTAAACTCCAGCGCAAATTCTATGTAAAAAACCAACGAATCAACTGCCCTATTCGCACCTACCTCGTCACAACTCGAAGTGCTGCCAGTGCTGGGTCCCGCGTTCTGAAGACCCTACGGAGCTGGGGGTTGGAGGTAGACGAGGCCCTCTTTTTGGCGGGGGCTCCTAAGGGGCCTCTCCTACAGAAGATCAGGCCTCACATCTTCTTTGATGATCAGATGTTTCACATTGAGGGTGCCCAGGAGCTTGGTACAATCGCTGCTCATGTGCCCTATGGGATTGGACAGAAGTATCATAAGGGGAAACGCATAGACACAAGTGATGCCAAAAAGTTTTGA